One window of Gilliamella sp. B3022 genomic DNA carries:
- the kdgR gene encoding DNA-binding transcriptional regulator KdgR → MNDSSPESVASVLKVFGILEALSESKDIAISELSQKVMMPKSTAYRFLQTMKSLGYVNQEEDSDKYSLNLKLLDLGNRVLYHQNFLAIADLEMRKLRDKTKETIHLAVREGDQIIYINKVASEQYSLCLTSKIGNQATVHASGLGKVLLAWLDDESKKSLVNSINFVQYTPKTITNKEAFFAELDEVKRLGYGKDDEESELGLRCFAVPIYNRLGNIIAALSLSTSIFRCNTAEDEAKLVGEISQSAAKISELIGYNKQSKLSE, encoded by the coding sequence ATGAATGATAGCTCACCAGAATCGGTTGCTTCGGTTTTAAAAGTTTTCGGAATTTTAGAAGCTTTATCCGAATCTAAAGACATTGCTATATCAGAATTATCGCAAAAAGTAATGATGCCCAAAAGCACAGCCTATCGTTTTTTACAAACCATGAAATCATTAGGTTATGTTAATCAAGAAGAAGATTCAGATAAATATTCTCTTAATTTGAAATTACTTGATTTAGGCAACCGAGTGCTTTATCACCAAAACTTTTTAGCTATTGCTGATTTGGAAATGAGAAAGTTAAGGGATAAAACTAAAGAAACGATTCATTTAGCTGTTCGTGAAGGTGACCAAATTATCTACATTAATAAAGTGGCATCAGAACAATACAGTCTTTGTTTAACTTCTAAAATAGGCAATCAAGCGACTGTGCATGCCAGTGGATTAGGTAAAGTATTATTAGCTTGGTTAGATGATGAAAGTAAAAAAAGCTTAGTTAATAGTATTAATTTTGTTCAATACACACCTAAAACAATCACCAATAAAGAGGCATTTTTTGCTGAACTCGATGAAGTTAAACGTTTAGGTTATGGCAAAGATGATGAAGAGTCAGAGCTTGGTTTACGTTGTTTTGCAGTGCCAATTTATAATCGTTTAGGTAATATTATTGCAGCCTTAAGTTTATCAACCTCTATCTTTAGATGTAATACAGCAGAAGATGAAGCTAAACTTGTCGGTGAAATTAGCCAATCTGCCGCCAAAATATCTGAATTAATTGGTTATAATAAGCAATCAAAATTGTCAGAATAA
- a CDS encoding SGNH/GDSL hydrolase family protein, with protein MIKKIFFGFLLVVTSINQVLASTVIQGYVYVNKPVVSSVIVRDVNNKILKTATNSDGFYQQDVSELTPPLIVFSNENSLARKADEGQMCNGNCLVSYVHTLQKDEKNTVNINPLTDFLTSELAKQINLLGPEQFTDNQLSFSIDDASLSHAYKKYHLLFDKALRQVGIMANLFDPLTTANSDINKLLNVMYFNRGYDSSTGKVSGTVLFDMRLRPISQDSPFDYDQAVKQKERNINAKQRIFILGDSTASNYDKKVYPRMGWGQVFDQFIDDKADTVVINGAQSGRSSRSFKTEGWFDLLIPLMKKGDYMIIAFGHNDEKCNGNNPKRGKVDVANLCTYPNDDNNQKQYPSTQENMSFQSSLEGYLAVANALDMTPILMTPVTRYKDKNNNIAHQNQSTNPVSHMHYTANKPGFAYWGDYSNTIKHTAKVNQVALIDLESFSIDFANQHKDDWQSYWLAVDPNDPKYPYYKNQTSGVINNPDATHFQEKGAQAIAKIIATAINNDPLLKQDAVVDLNKINQKN; from the coding sequence ATGATAAAGAAAATTTTTTTCGGATTTTTATTGGTTGTCACTTCAATCAATCAAGTATTGGCAAGTACGGTAATACAAGGTTATGTTTATGTTAATAAACCAGTTGTTTCATCGGTGATAGTCCGTGATGTGAATAATAAAATTTTAAAAACGGCGACTAATAGCGATGGGTTTTATCAACAAGATGTTTCTGAACTGACTCCACCACTAATTGTTTTTAGTAATGAAAACTCACTTGCCCGAAAAGCGGATGAAGGGCAAATGTGTAACGGTAATTGTTTGGTTTCATACGTTCATACCTTACAAAAAGATGAAAAAAATACTGTTAATATTAATCCATTAACTGATTTTTTAACTAGTGAACTAGCTAAACAAATCAATCTTCTAGGCCCAGAACAATTTACTGATAATCAATTATCTTTTTCAATAGATGATGCTTCATTAAGCCATGCTTATAAAAAATATCATTTGCTGTTTGATAAAGCATTACGCCAAGTAGGCATTATGGCTAATTTATTTGATCCACTTACTACTGCAAATTCAGATATTAACAAGCTACTTAATGTAATGTACTTTAATCGTGGATACGATTCTTCTACTGGTAAAGTAAGTGGTACTGTATTGTTTGATATGCGTTTAAGACCTATTAGCCAAGATTCACCTTTTGATTATGATCAGGCAGTTAAGCAAAAAGAAAGAAATATAAATGCTAAGCAACGTATTTTTATTTTGGGTGATTCGACTGCGTCCAACTATGATAAAAAAGTTTATCCAAGAATGGGATGGGGCCAAGTTTTTGATCAGTTTATTGATGATAAGGCTGATACGGTTGTCATCAATGGCGCACAGTCAGGCCGTTCAAGCCGTAGTTTCAAAACTGAAGGATGGTTCGATTTACTGATCCCTTTAATGAAAAAAGGCGATTATATGATCATCGCTTTTGGACATAATGATGAAAAATGTAACGGCAACAATCCGAAACGAGGTAAAGTGGATGTTGCTAATTTATGCACTTATCCTAATGATGATAATAATCAAAAACAGTATCCATCAACGCAAGAAAATATGTCATTCCAATCCTCTTTAGAAGGTTATCTCGCTGTGGCAAACGCGTTGGATATGACGCCAATTTTGATGACACCAGTCACCCGTTATAAAGATAAAAATAATAACATTGCTCATCAAAATCAAAGTACCAATCCTGTTAGTCATATGCATTATACCGCCAATAAACCTGGTTTTGCATATTGGGGAGATTATTCGAATACGATTAAACATACGGCTAAAGTTAATCAAGTAGCTTTAATTGATTTGGAGTCATTCAGTATTGATTTTGCCAACCAACACAAGGATGACTGGCAGTCTTACTGGTTAGCTGTAGATCCTAATGATCCTAAATATCCTTATTATAAAAATCAAACTTCTGGCGTGATTAACAATCCGGATGCTACGCATTTTCAAGAAAAAGGTGCACAAGCAATAGCTAAGATTATTGCAACAGCTATTAACAACGATCCTCTATTAAAACAAGATGCTGTTGTGGATCTTAATAAAATTAATCAAAAAAATTAG
- a CDS encoding anhydro-N-acetylmuramic acid kinase, translating to MQNLYIGVMSGTSMDGIDIALVNITDRKITSIASNCYPMPANLKQLLLTLCETKQTTLQNLGEIDHRLGQLFADSINQFLKDNQIEKHQITAIGCHGQTIYHAPNGANPFTMQIGDANIIAAKTGITTIADFRRKDMAYGGQGAPLVPAFHNAVLQDPNINRVILNIGGISNITVLIPQYPIIGYDTGPGNVLLDGWIKEQLGKNYDQDGLWAKTGSINPDLLNYLYKENYFQIPAPKSTGRELFNLSWLHNKLVGMHLSAQDIQATLVEFTVLSISEEIKKLPINNRLSCELLVCGGGAKNPLIMERLSRLLPKWQVLITDVKGINSADMEAIAFAWLAYCRMNNIPSNIPEVTGANQAVSLGVIYQ from the coding sequence ATGCAAAATTTGTATATTGGTGTAATGTCAGGTACCAGTATGGATGGTATTGATATTGCTTTAGTAAATATAACAGATAGAAAAATTACCTCAATCGCTAGTAATTGCTACCCAATGCCAGCCAATTTAAAACAACTTCTACTTACTCTATGCGAAACCAAACAGACCACATTACAAAATTTAGGTGAAATTGATCACAGACTTGGCCAACTTTTTGCAGATAGTATAAATCAATTTTTAAAAGATAATCAGATTGAAAAACATCAAATTACAGCGATTGGATGTCACGGACAAACCATCTATCACGCACCAAATGGTGCTAATCCGTTCACCATGCAAATTGGAGATGCGAATATTATTGCGGCAAAAACAGGAATAACCACTATAGCAGATTTTCGACGTAAAGATATGGCTTATGGGGGACAAGGCGCACCACTCGTGCCAGCTTTTCATAACGCGGTATTGCAAGATCCGAATATCAATCGCGTGATACTTAATATTGGCGGAATAAGTAATATTACTGTATTAATTCCTCAATACCCTATTATAGGTTATGACACTGGTCCAGGTAATGTATTATTAGATGGATGGATTAAAGAGCAGTTAGGAAAAAACTATGATCAAGATGGACTATGGGCGAAAACAGGTAGCATTAATCCAGATTTATTAAATTATCTTTATAAGGAAAATTATTTTCAAATACCTGCTCCTAAAAGTACTGGACGAGAACTATTTAATTTATCTTGGTTACATAATAAATTAGTAGGAATGCATTTATCTGCGCAAGATATCCAAGCAACATTAGTCGAGTTTACTGTTTTATCTATTTCTGAAGAAATAAAAAAATTACCGATAAATAATAGATTATCTTGTGAGCTGTTAGTTTGTGGAGGTGGTGCAAAAAATCCTCTCATAATGGAACGATTATCAAGATTACTACCAAAATGGCAAGTTTTGATTACTGATGTGAAAGGCATAAACAGTGCTGATATGGAAGCGATTGCTTTTGCTTGGCTTGCTTATTGTAGGATGAATAATATTCCATCTAATATTCCAGAAGTAACTGGAGCAAACCAAGCAGTAAGCTTAGGGGTTATTTATCAATAA
- a CDS encoding right-handed parallel beta-helix repeat-containing protein has translation MKKILTSILCLSTLYVSSASAQEWKAIAFGQSTDLNFASLIKPEKVGTNNAWIAGQKDHLVPNQPYQLPSDFYLESRGGKIANSHDGMVVFYTQLPVNQTFTLESDVTLEQIGPEVDGKTPAAQEAVGLFARDTIGVARSDPQPAGYEEFPNASNVIMNALITQNQKNDNLVKVTGLVRDGVKKAWGNEGISIEKVGYVEHVNYVDVKSMHLTMTRTADQFILSMKNNATGEEKQWATNDYSGFLNQQDNKNIYVGFFASRNAKVEFKNSKLTLNDEMVDYDKLPTKPEVIVDIKPTLILSSPQNVYSKNYTLQFFPNTSGTVFVKEINKTLNAEVGKLLQFPAQLKDGTNTFTVEFTDNAKNNTQIFTINLNKSSIENLSNIIVSPEGKKDNKGTKQSPVDFETAVNSVEPGGVIHLMDGYYDGMTLPAQLSGLPGKLKTIQAINKHKAIFINTTFNLDSNYWAIKQVIFDGNIDDKDNKPAYLRISGSHNVIDQVITRNNSDTGLAISAKKKNQNRIYWPSYNLILNSDSYNNMDKSGKNADGFAAKLGVGKGNVFRGCIAHNNTDDGFDLYNKIEDGPNEPVLIDSSVTYSNGFPFSKPNIATGSIGNGFKLGAEGQPVNHKIINSISLNNNMDGFTDNFNTGSYIMKNNLSINSARYNYILRANPYEFLKPVVIFEHNYSIRDSWQSAIKDSFGPQIKSKDFKSVTSNQLWKGNSDFKITRDKNGNIVLPKELKTLIEKNKAK, from the coding sequence ATGAAAAAAATATTAACTTCAATACTTTGTCTGTCTACGCTTTATGTTAGCTCAGCTTCTGCACAAGAGTGGAAAGCGATAGCATTTGGCCAATCGACTGACTTAAATTTTGCCTCACTTATCAAGCCTGAAAAAGTGGGAACCAATAATGCCTGGATTGCTGGTCAAAAAGATCATTTAGTTCCAAATCAACCTTATCAATTGCCGTCAGATTTCTATTTAGAGAGTCGAGGCGGTAAAATTGCTAACTCGCATGATGGAATGGTGGTTTTTTATACTCAATTACCCGTTAATCAAACTTTTACTTTAGAAAGTGATGTTACCTTAGAGCAAATAGGACCTGAAGTGGATGGAAAAACGCCTGCCGCTCAAGAAGCGGTTGGTTTATTTGCTCGTGATACTATTGGGGTTGCTAGAAGTGATCCTCAGCCGGCTGGTTATGAGGAGTTTCCAAATGCTTCAAATGTAATTATGAATGCATTAATTACTCAAAATCAAAAAAATGATAATTTAGTAAAAGTAACCGGCTTAGTACGTGATGGTGTAAAAAAAGCATGGGGTAATGAAGGCATATCAATTGAGAAAGTTGGTTATGTTGAACATGTTAATTATGTTGACGTTAAAAGTATGCATTTAACAATGACCAGAACGGCAGATCAATTTATCTTATCGATGAAAAATAATGCGACTGGTGAAGAGAAACAGTGGGCAACCAATGATTATTCAGGATTCTTAAATCAACAAGATAACAAAAATATTTATGTCGGCTTTTTTGCTTCTAGAAACGCAAAAGTTGAGTTTAAAAATTCTAAATTAACCCTTAATGATGAAATGGTTGACTATGATAAATTACCCACTAAACCTGAGGTAATTGTTGATATTAAACCAACGTTAATCTTATCATCACCACAAAATGTATATAGTAAAAATTATACACTACAGTTTTTTCCAAATACTTCAGGTACCGTATTTGTTAAAGAAATTAATAAAACGTTGAATGCGGAAGTTGGTAAGTTATTACAGTTTCCAGCTCAGCTAAAAGATGGAACTAATACCTTTACTGTTGAGTTTACTGATAATGCTAAAAATAATACGCAAATTTTTACAATTAATCTAAATAAATCATCGATTGAAAATTTATCTAATATTATTGTGTCGCCAGAAGGTAAAAAGGATAATAAAGGTACCAAACAATCACCGGTTGATTTCGAAACGGCTGTTAATAGCGTTGAACCGGGCGGTGTTATTCATTTGATGGATGGTTATTATGACGGCATGACTCTTCCGGCTCAATTAAGTGGATTACCCGGTAAATTAAAAACCATACAAGCCATTAATAAGCATAAAGCGATTTTTATTAACACTACGTTTAATTTAGATAGCAACTATTGGGCTATTAAGCAGGTTATCTTTGATGGAAATATTGATGATAAAGACAATAAACCAGCTTATTTAAGAATTTCGGGTAGTCATAATGTGATTGATCAAGTTATTACACGTAATAATAGTGATACCGGTTTGGCAATCTCAGCTAAAAAGAAAAATCAAAATCGAATTTATTGGCCATCTTATAACCTAATTCTTAACTCCGATTCTTATAATAATATGGATAAATCAGGTAAAAATGCTGATGGTTTTGCCGCTAAATTGGGTGTTGGTAAAGGGAATGTATTTAGAGGGTGTATTGCTCATAATAATACTGATGATGGTTTCGATCTTTATAACAAGATTGAAGATGGCCCAAATGAACCTGTATTAATTGACAGTTCAGTTACTTATTCAAACGGTTTTCCTTTTTCAAAACCCAATATTGCTACAGGGAGTATAGGTAATGGCTTTAAATTAGGAGCAGAAGGTCAACCGGTAAATCATAAAATTATCAATTCAATTTCCTTAAATAATAATATGGATGGCTTTACTGATAATTTTAATACTGGTTCTTATATCATGAAGAATAATCTTTCGATCAATAGTGCGAGGTATAATTATATTTTACGCGCTAATCCCTATGAATTTTTAAAACCAGTGGTCATTTTTGAACACAATTATTCTATTCGTGATAGCTGGCAATCAGCGATAAAAGATTCATTTGGACCACAGATTAAAAGTAAAGATTTTAAATCTGTAACCAGCAATCAATTATGGAAAGGAAATAGTGACTTTAAAATCACTCGAGATAAAAACGGTAATATAGTGTTACCAAAAGAGCTAAAAACGCTAATCGAAAAAAATAAAGCTAAATAA
- a CDS encoding Sua5/YciO/YrdC/YwlC family protein — MTNLLTVSECIGRLKNGDVIAYPTEAVFGLGCDPNNEIAVLNLLQLKQRSIDKGLILIASDYQQLLPYIDDSTLNKEQKRLAFTSWPGPVTWIFPKNKTTPYFLTGKFDSIAVRVTNHPLVCQLCDLFGKPLISSSANLSGHNPCRTIFDVKQQFGECFPVLRGETGHRLQPSEIRDIRTGNIIREG, encoded by the coding sequence ATGACAAATTTATTAACAGTATCAGAATGTATTGGTCGTTTAAAAAATGGTGATGTAATTGCTTACCCTACCGAAGCCGTTTTTGGATTGGGTTGTGATCCCAACAATGAAATTGCTGTATTAAACCTGCTACAGTTAAAGCAGCGATCAATTGATAAAGGGCTAATTTTAATTGCGAGTGATTATCAGCAACTGCTTCCTTATATTGATGATTCAACTCTCAATAAAGAGCAAAAGAGGTTAGCATTTACCAGCTGGCCTGGACCTGTCACTTGGATTTTTCCTAAAAATAAAACAACTCCCTATTTTTTAACAGGCAAATTTGATTCTATTGCAGTGCGAGTCACTAATCATCCTTTAGTTTGTCAGCTTTGTGATTTATTTGGTAAACCACTCATCTCATCAAGCGCTAATCTTTCAGGTCATAATCCCTGCCGAACAATTTTTGATGTAAAACAACAGTTTGGAGAATGTTTTCCTGTTTTAAGAGGTGAAACAGGTCATCGTTTACAACCTTCTGAAATTAGAGATATAAGAACAGGTAATATCATTCGAGAAGGATAA
- a CDS encoding gluconate 5-dehydrogenase — protein sequence MSILNKFSLNNKIALVTGASYGIGFEIAKSLAGAGAKIVFNDVVPENLQKGLEAYNAAGIDAHGYLFDITDEDAVEKSIAQIEKEHGVIDILVNNAGIIQRKSMLETSAADYRKIIDIDLTGQFIMAKAVLPSMIKKGSGKIINICSMMSELGRETVVGYASAKGGLKMLTKNICSEFGHANIQCNGIGPGYIATPQTAPLREKQADGSRHPFDQFIIAKTPAGRWGTPDDLAGAAVFLASEASNFVNGHILYVDGGILAYIGKQP from the coding sequence ATGTCGATTTTAAATAAATTTTCACTCAATAATAAAATAGCGCTGGTAACGGGTGCTTCTTACGGCATCGGTTTTGAAATAGCAAAATCATTGGCTGGTGCGGGAGCGAAAATCGTATTTAATGATGTGGTACCAGAAAACTTGCAAAAAGGACTTGAAGCTTATAACGCTGCTGGTATTGATGCCCATGGCTATCTATTTGATATTACAGATGAAGATGCTGTTGAAAAATCGATTGCTCAAATTGAAAAAGAACATGGTGTGATTGATATTTTAGTTAATAATGCAGGTATTATACAGCGCAAATCGATGCTTGAAACAAGTGCGGCAGATTATCGAAAAATTATTGATATCGACCTGACTGGTCAATTTATTATGGCAAAAGCTGTCCTTCCTTCAATGATCAAAAAAGGAAGTGGCAAAATCATCAACATCTGTTCAATGATGAGCGAGCTTGGTCGTGAAACAGTTGTTGGTTATGCATCGGCTAAAGGTGGCTTAAAAATGTTAACCAAAAATATCTGTTCTGAATTTGGGCATGCCAATATTCAATGTAACGGTATTGGTCCAGGTTATATTGCCACTCCTCAAACTGCGCCATTACGTGAAAAACAAGCAGATGGTTCTCGTCACCCATTTGATCAGTTCATTATCGCTAAAACACCGGCAGGGCGATGGGGGACTCCTGATGATTTGGCTGGAGCAGCCGTATTTTTAGCATCGGAAGCTTCAAATTTTGTTAACGGGCATATTCTTTATGTTGATGGTGGTATTTTAGCTTATATTGGTAAGCAACCTTAA
- a CDS encoding pectate lyase family protein, whose translation MKKRLIAVLIPLAINSYSFTSYALSPAPIKVKQALDVAPENGFGGYNSVTNVGTTGGSKAKQEMIFLVNNKKDLLEAIKINKDEPRIIQISGIVDISEDKPYKDFDDQKSRSLIKIPSNTTLIGVGKEAGFINGSIILSNVNNVIIRNLKIEAPIDVAPKFEEGDGWNAEWDGINIISSTYVWIDHVTLTDGKFTDNMYQKKDGWKYVQHDGLLDIKRGSNFITISYCLFENHDKTMLIGHSDKNADQDENKLNITLHHNVFLDITQRAPRVRFGKIHMYNNLFKGSVNKSKTVYPYQYSIGLGYKGSVLSENNHFMIDGLKDNCKVAKQFKGDNLRDKNSLFNQSKLKLASCGFVDNLYWSVPYQYSVDDIKQFSKNSDRLVGSGKL comes from the coding sequence ATGAAAAAACGACTAATAGCTGTGTTAATTCCATTAGCAATTAACTCATATAGTTTTACCAGTTATGCTTTATCACCTGCGCCAATAAAAGTTAAACAGGCTCTTGATGTTGCACCTGAAAATGGTTTTGGCGGATACAATTCAGTAACAAATGTTGGAACAACAGGAGGTTCTAAAGCTAAACAAGAAATGATCTTTTTAGTTAACAATAAGAAAGATCTTTTAGAAGCTATTAAAATAAATAAAGATGAACCTCGTATTATACAAATCTCTGGGATTGTAGACATTAGTGAAGACAAACCTTACAAAGACTTTGATGATCAAAAGTCACGTTCGCTGATCAAAATTCCTAGTAATACTACGTTAATTGGTGTGGGTAAAGAAGCGGGTTTTATTAATGGTTCTATTATTTTATCTAATGTAAATAATGTCATTATTCGAAATTTAAAAATTGAAGCACCAATTGATGTTGCACCAAAATTTGAAGAGGGAGATGGATGGAATGCCGAATGGGATGGAATAAACATTATTTCCTCAACTTATGTTTGGATTGATCATGTTACTCTAACTGATGGTAAATTTACCGATAATATGTACCAGAAAAAAGATGGCTGGAAATATGTACAACATGATGGTTTATTGGATATTAAGCGTGGTAGTAATTTTATTACTATCTCTTATTGTCTATTTGAAAATCATGATAAAACTATGTTAATTGGCCATAGTGATAAAAATGCTGATCAGGATGAGAATAAGTTAAATATCACGCTTCATCATAATGTTTTTTTAGACATTACTCAACGCGCACCAAGAGTAAGGTTCGGCAAAATCCACATGTATAACAACCTGTTTAAAGGATCGGTTAATAAATCTAAAACTGTATACCCATATCAATACTCTATTGGCTTAGGCTATAAAGGCAGTGTGCTTTCGGAAAATAATCACTTTATGATTGATGGTTTAAAAGATAACTGCAAAGTAGCTAAACAGTTTAAAGGCGATAACCTTCGGGATAAAAATTCTTTATTTAATCAATCTAAGTTGAAATTAGCGTCATGCGGTTTTGTTGATAATTTGTATTGGTCTGTGCCTTATCAATATAGTGTGGATGATATTAAGCAATTTAGTAAAAACTCTGATCGATTAGTCGGTAGTGGAAAGCTTTAG
- a CDS encoding cupin domain-containing protein: protein MFCFNSDIELIDLGNGVKRKILAHDGNMMAVEVHFETGAIGAMHHHPHEQLTYVLSGEFEFTIGDETKIVRAGDTLYKKPNIEHGCVCKQAGVLLDMFTPQRLDFL from the coding sequence ATGTTTTGTTTTAATTCAGATATTGAATTAATTGATTTAGGAAATGGGGTTAAACGTAAAATTTTAGCTCATGATGGTAATATGATGGCGGTTGAAGTTCATTTTGAAACTGGCGCAATTGGTGCGATGCATCATCATCCACATGAACAACTAACCTATGTTTTGTCTGGTGAATTTGAATTTACTATCGGTGATGAGACTAAGATTGTTCGTGCTGGTGATACATTATATAAAAAACCCAATATTGAACATGGTTGTGTTTGCAAACAAGCTGGCGTTTTGCTTGATATGTTTACTCCTCAAAGATTAGATTTTTTATAA
- a CDS encoding oligogalacturonate lyase family protein, with product MAKGNIVRLSYSSFTDEDSKNEIIRLTPEGILCHRNYFYQKCFTNDGQKLLFAGEFDTHRNYYLLDIENQTAKQLTEGPGDNTFGGFLSPDDKFLYYVKNERNLQQVNLETLEEKNIYTVPDEWVGYGTWVANSDCNEIVGIEIDKKDWTPLTDWTIFKAFYDKNPHCRLIKIDIKTGVAKTVIDQNVWLGHPIFRPFDDKTIAFCHEGPHDLVDARIWLVDRDGQNERKAHDNLPGESCTHEFWVPDGSGLAYVSYMKGQQERYIRLYNPMTNEDKEIMAMPACSHLMSNFDGTLYIGDGTGSPVDVIDTNGYKIENDPWLYILAPRTKTAHKLVKHNSTWRVLDGDRQVTHPHPSFSPDNKYVLYSCDAQDEPALYLTKVPANILEEM from the coding sequence ATGGCTAAGGGGAATATCGTAAGGCTGTCATATTCATCATTTACAGATGAAGATTCGAAAAATGAAATTATCCGGTTAACGCCAGAAGGTATTTTATGCCATCGTAATTATTTTTATCAAAAGTGCTTTACCAATGATGGTCAAAAGCTACTTTTTGCGGGTGAATTTGATACTCATCGTAACTATTATTTACTTGATATTGAAAACCAAACAGCAAAACAACTTACCGAAGGACCTGGTGATAATACCTTTGGTGGTTTTTTATCGCCAGACGATAAATTTTTGTACTATGTGAAAAATGAACGCAACTTGCAACAAGTTAATCTTGAAACGTTAGAAGAAAAAAATATTTATACAGTACCTGATGAATGGGTTGGTTACGGTACATGGGTTGCTAATAGTGATTGTAATGAAATTGTAGGCATTGAAATTGATAAAAAAGATTGGACGCCACTTACCGACTGGACAATATTTAAAGCATTTTATGATAAAAACCCGCACTGCCGTTTAATCAAGATTGATATTAAAACAGGTGTAGCCAAAACAGTTATTGATCAGAATGTATGGTTAGGTCACCCAATTTTTAGACCTTTTGATGATAAAACTATCGCATTTTGCCATGAAGGGCCTCATGATTTAGTTGATGCAAGAATTTGGTTGGTTGATCGTGATGGTCAAAATGAACGAAAAGCGCATGATAATTTACCTGGTGAGAGTTGCACTCATGAATTTTGGGTACCAGATGGATCAGGACTTGCCTATGTGTCTTATATGAAAGGACAGCAAGAACGATATATCCGTCTTTATAATCCGATGACAAATGAAGATAAAGAGATTATGGCAATGCCAGCTTGCTCACACTTAATGAGTAATTTTGATGGTACACTTTATATTGGTGATGGAACAGGCAGTCCTGTTGACGTAATTGATACAAATGGCTATAAAATTGAAAATGATCCATGGCTTTATATTTTGGCACCTAGAACAAAAACAGCACATAAATTGGTTAAGCATAACAGTACATGGCGTGTTTTAGATGGTGATCGTCAAGTTACTCATCCCCATCCATCGTTTTCACCTGATAATAAATACGTTTTATATTCGTGTGATGCGCAAGATGAACCCGCACTTTATTTAACTAAAGTGCCCGCTAACATATTAGAAGAAATGTGA
- a CDS encoding RpiB/LacA/LacB family sugar-phosphate isomerase, with protein sequence MKIALMNEFSQAAKNPIILNELKNATEKHGHTVFNVGMDSDNDKKLTYVHLGIISAILLNSKAVDFVITGCGTGQGALMALNAFPGVNCGYCIEPTDAYLFAQVNNGNALSLAFAKGFGWGAELNARYIFEKAFDGEKGLGYPPERRESQNANAVILNDMKNAAGKSLIEALKAIDQSLLKDAIKGERFQKCLFENSKDPDITDYIRSLLD encoded by the coding sequence ATGAAAATAGCATTAATGAACGAATTTAGCCAAGCAGCTAAAAATCCGATTATTTTAAATGAATTAAAAAACGCAACAGAGAAACATGGACATACAGTTTTTAATGTTGGTATGGATAGCGACAATGATAAAAAATTAACTTATGTTCATTTAGGTATTATTAGCGCTATTTTATTAAACAGCAAAGCCGTTGATTTTGTTATCACAGGATGTGGTACAGGACAAGGCGCATTAATGGCATTAAATGCATTTCCTGGTGTTAATTGTGGTTATTGTATTGAACCTACGGATGCTTATTTGTTTGCACAAGTAAATAATGGTAATGCATTATCACTCGCTTTTGCTAAAGGTTTTGGTTGGGGTGCTGAACTCAATGCTCGTTATATTTTTGAAAAAGCCTTTGATGGCGAAAAAGGATTAGGTTATCCGCCTGAACGTCGTGAATCTCAAAATGCTAATGCTGTAATTTTAAATGATATGAAAAATGCAGCAGGAAAAAGTTTAATTGAAGCATTGAAAGCAATTGATCAATCATTACTTAAAGATGCGATCAAAGGTGAACGATTCCAAAAATGTTTATTTGAAAACAGCAAAGATCCAGACATTACCGATTATATCAGAAGTTTACTAGATTAA